One Vanessa atalanta chromosome 8, ilVanAtal1.2, whole genome shotgun sequence genomic window carries:
- the LOC125065603 gene encoding uncharacterized protein LOC125065603 isoform X2, translating to MLPLIASLLTWLAAAGARDVGKALKTMPIVTNSLVNLGKMDIAFYFNSRPQGHGSSSSFGPKVESLLTEPCPCSSLKYIRDSSQNNPSELLSKILTGNDLFSFKEPATSTLCCDSHENVQEDVLLEFGPKQSQILANQQNSFPLLPFLFDSIQSKSNSPFVLPKAKTVEILIFPKKRGLSMDIDKFTTKKKDIIKVVGDKEIRNEIKSNKYVPPIVTSIKKDLALQEKNKLVTNKADETKFTVDNKSNIV from the exons ATGCTGCCTCTAATTGCTTCGCTGCTAACATGGTTAGCTGCAGCTGGAGCCAGAGACGTGGGTAAAGCTCTTAAGACTATGCCCATCGTCACTAACTCTCTGGTTAATTTGGGCAAAATGGATATTGCTTTCTACTTTAATTCCCGACCTCAAG GTCACGGGTCCAGTTCATCGTTTGGTCCAAAAGTCGAATCCTTATTAACGGAACCCTGTCCTTGTTCaagtttaaaatacataagagATTCTTCACAAAACAACCCATCTGAGCTCTTAAGCAAAATTCTAACTGGAAATGACCTGTTTTCTTTTAAAGAGCCCGCTACCTCGACTCTTTGTTGTGATTCACATGAAAATGTACAAGAAGATGTACTTTTAGAGTTCGGTCCGAAACAAAGTCAAATTTTAGCGAATCAACAAAACTCCTTCCCATTACTGCCATTTTTGTTTGATAGCATTCAAAGTAAATCTAATTCACCTTTTGTGCTACCAAAAGCAAAGACTGTAGAAATTTTGATATTCCCAAAGAAACGGGGATTGTCCATGGACATTGACAAATTTACGACTAAAAAGaaggatattataaaagtagttgGAGATAAAGAAATTAGAAATGAAATTAAGTCCAACAAATATGTTCCACCGATTGTAACTTCTATCAAGAAAGATTTAGCacttcaagaaaaaaataaacttgtcaCAAATAAAGCAGACGAGACCAAGTTTACTGTtgataataaatcaaacataGTGTGA
- the LOC125065603 gene encoding uncharacterized protein LOC125065603 isoform X1, producing MLPLIASLLTWLAAAGARDVGKALKTMPIVTNSLVNLGKMDIAFYFNSRPQDLAMRSELPGHGSSSSFGPKVESLLTEPCPCSSLKYIRDSSQNNPSELLSKILTGNDLFSFKEPATSTLCCDSHENVQEDVLLEFGPKQSQILANQQNSFPLLPFLFDSIQSKSNSPFVLPKAKTVEILIFPKKRGLSMDIDKFTTKKKDIIKVVGDKEIRNEIKSNKYVPPIVTSIKKDLALQEKNKLVTNKADETKFTVDNKSNIV from the exons ATGCTGCCTCTAATTGCTTCGCTGCTAACATGGTTAGCTGCAGCTGGAGCCAGAGACGTGGGTAAAGCTCTTAAGACTATGCCCATCGTCACTAACTCTCTGGTTAATTTGGGCAAAATGGATATTGCTTTCTACTTTAATTCCCGACCTCAAG aTTTAGCAATGCGATCTGAGCTTCCAGGTCACGGGTCCAGTTCATCGTTTGGTCCAAAAGTCGAATCCTTATTAACGGAACCCTGTCCTTGTTCaagtttaaaatacataagagATTCTTCACAAAACAACCCATCTGAGCTCTTAAGCAAAATTCTAACTGGAAATGACCTGTTTTCTTTTAAAGAGCCCGCTACCTCGACTCTTTGTTGTGATTCACATGAAAATGTACAAGAAGATGTACTTTTAGAGTTCGGTCCGAAACAAAGTCAAATTTTAGCGAATCAACAAAACTCCTTCCCATTACTGCCATTTTTGTTTGATAGCATTCAAAGTAAATCTAATTCACCTTTTGTGCTACCAAAAGCAAAGACTGTAGAAATTTTGATATTCCCAAAGAAACGGGGATTGTCCATGGACATTGACAAATTTACGACTAAAAAGaaggatattataaaagtagttgGAGATAAAGAAATTAGAAATGAAATTAAGTCCAACAAATATGTTCCACCGATTGTAACTTCTATCAAGAAAGATTTAGCacttcaagaaaaaaataaacttgtcaCAAATAAAGCAGACGAGACCAAGTTTACTGTtgataataaatcaaacataGTGTGA
- the LOC125065604 gene encoding uncharacterized protein LOC125065604, which yields MALAYLPLAILISSNYVVGGNKLNVSSSSSTPTASILDPKRRNDIVGKAFSEQKDILLDMLEAKLKEVRDKKKKKTDQVESRNDATETKCELTPNDVDLNLKANGIIAVGETDVRLKFGESGNNTLKFNATGISNIGKTQLKLDIGDGSVYIPGLNNLLRGFSDHRNPCDKKIKINNENETNINDINLDDASQFRRSIEFNNTPLLNDVNETSNTETAPNPQIINATEVGLLGSDDPATEAADE from the exons ATGGCCCTCGCGTATTTACCACTCGCTATTCTG ATATCTTCAAATTATGTAGTGGGAGGGaacaaattaaatgtatctaGTTCATCTTCAACACCTACAGCATCAATTTTAGATCCAAAGCGGAGAAATGATATAGTTGGCAAAGCGTTTTCAGAACAAAAAGATATTCTACTAGATATG TTAGAAGCCAAGTTAAAAGAAGTGCGagataaaaagaagaaaaagactGATCAAGTTGAAAGTCGTAATGACGCTACAGAAACAAAATGTGAATTGACGCCGAATGATGTAGatcttaatttaaaagcaaatggAATTATAGCTGTTGGTGAAACTGATGTACGGTTAAAATTTGGAGAATCTG gaaacaatacattaaaatttaacgcTACGGGCATTTCCAATATAGGAAAAACACAACTGAAATTAGATATTGGTGACGGCAGTGTATATATACCGgggttaaataatttattaagag GCTTTTCAGACCACAGAAATCCGtgcgataaaaaaattaaaatcaacaatGAAAATGAAACCAACATTAATGACATCAATTTAGATGACGCATCTCAGTTTAGAAGAAGCATAGAGTTTAACAATACGCCTTTACTTAATGATGTTAATGAAACATCAAATACTGAAACAGCACCTAATCCACAAATAATTAACGCTACTGAAGTCGGCTTATTAGGTTCAGATGATCCGGCTACGGAAGCTGCGGATGAGTAA